From Apium graveolens cultivar Ventura unplaced genomic scaffold, ASM990537v1 ctg76, whole genome shotgun sequence, one genomic window encodes:
- the LOC141704226 gene encoding uncharacterized protein LOC141704226, with protein sequence MNFAAWNVRGINKAPHQKELQYFISVNNVHFMGILETKVKSDKAPIISKKIKKEWKWLFNYTHHYNGRVWVGWNPDIWDISLHSMTSQVITCNTVFLEKNLALLVSFVYAHNDAADRAPLWNYCLNLSSTTSPWCLLGDFNCVTNISEISGGREHFTPDMQVFQDCLANCGLGQGPDFPGFFEVVDKAWSKPCTGNSYARFACKLKELKVLLRQFNKDHGNVSSNVLTARAILEEFQLNMLNTEDASLLFVENNLIKDLNLALAEEESLFFQKSRVKWMGIGDGNNSFFYQQCKAHWNRNKILVLQDASGAMVHGQQLCADVAVRYFQQLLGPQITQSTIDLETVDCTVISEAQASILTASVNDDLIYNTLKKMKTNKSPGPDGVNVEFFLATWCTTGTDFCDSIKSFFDTGFLPSGVNSTLISLIPKVSSPTKMVDFRPISLCTVMYKCISKILASRLKLIMPLVIDIAQSAFIPGRSISDNILLAQELFRGYERETGTAKCALKIDLHKAFDSLQWDFILAVLVRFRFPDIVIKWLKACLFTTRFLVKLNGIIHGYFKGTIGIRQGDPLSPYVFALCMQILSSLLNRVPPEFHYHWRCKEMGLTHLFFADDVLFFSHGSQESVMHILNSINKFSTWSGLTPSINKSNSYLCNCDSNFTNWFDTLLIPRGTFPVRFLGVPLITTQLCVNDCMPLINRITSKLNSWTSLLLSLAGRTLLIKSVILSLEAFWCNHFILPTTVHANIQSLLTRFLWRGNINQKGGAKLSWQTVSLPREEGGLGLKNMCEWNKSQIIGHLLKVVMKSNTLWASWVNKTVLKGKHFWVTKIPTDCSWIWRKVLKLRPLAMNFLSYKIGNGESISIWFDPWWHHSCLASSVSSPIISQSGLHHRDTLDALIHNGAWALPTANSRSHHLDPLLLFWLENFDYPALHLGPDLLLWNGMDVKKIKTWHIWDSIRFRAGRVPWYQGVWHKLRVNRYAHHQWIACHGRLHTLARLHRFGLVETQQCFLCICGRETESHIFLHCSYSNWVLRSLLSSFDIAIQGESWNNFIRYLIELQDATKSILALCVAQIFCYHIWRERNARAHAMGIFGPRKLLEGIKKDFVARLDSSIWFSKVLDSRPDLIHCTRL encoded by the exons ATGAATTTTGCAGCATGGAATGTTAGGGGCATCAACAAAGCCCCTCACCAAAAAGAGTTGCAATATTTTATTTCTGTAAATAATGTGCATTTCATGGGAATTCTGGAAACCAAGGTTAAGAGTGATAAAGCTCCAATAATTTCGAAGAAAATTAAAAAAGAGTGGAAGTGGTTATTTAACTATACCCACCATTATAATGGTCGAGTTTGGGTTGGATGGAACCCTGATATTTGGGATATTTCGTTGCATTCCATGACTAGTCAAGTAATTACCTGCAATACAGTTTTCTTAGAGAAAAACCTGGCTTTGTTAGTTTCTTTTGTTTATGCTCATAATGATGCCGCTGATAGAGCTCCGCTGTGGAATTACTGCTTGAATCTGAGCTCTACTACCTCCCCTTGGTGCCTCCTTGGGGACTTTAATTGTGTCACTAATATTAGTGAAATCTCAGGAGGTCGGGAACATTTCACTCCTGACATGCAAGTTTTTCAAGATTGTCTGGCTAATTGTGGTTTAGGACAGGGTCCGGACT TCCCAGGATTTTTTGAAGTGGTTGATAAAGCCTGGTCAAAGCCTTGTACAGGGAACTCTTATGCTCGATTTGCTTGTAAACTCAAGGAGTTGAAGGTCCTTCTGCGTCAATTTAACAAGGACCATGGTAATGTTTCATCTAATGTCTTAACTGCTCGAGCCATTCTGGAAGAATTCCAGCTCAACATGCTTAACACTGAGGATGCTTCTCTTCTTTTTGTGGAAAACAACCTaatcaaagatttaaatctagcTTTGGCTGAGGAGGAATCTTTGTTTTTTCAAAAGTCTAGGGTCAAATGGATGGGTATCGGTGATGGTAATAACTCCTTCTTCTATCAACAATGTAAAGCTCATTGGAATCGAAATAAAATTTTGGTGCTTCAGGATGCGTCGGGAGCTATGGTGCATGGTCAACAGCTTTGTGCTGATGTAGCTGTTCGATATTTTCAGCAGTTGCTTGGACCACAAATTACTCAATCAACCATTGATTTAGAAACTGTGGATTGTACAGTCATTTCAGAAGCTCAGGCTTCCATTCTTACTGCATCTGTTAATGATGACCTAATCTACAACACTCTAAAGAAAATGAAGACAAACAAATCTCCTGGCCCTGATGGCGTTAATGTTGAATTTTTCCTAGCAACCTGGTGCACTACAGGAACGGATTTCTGTGATTCTATTAAGTCATTTTTTGACACAGGCTTTCTTCCTTCAGGAGTAAATTCTACTCTCATCTCTCTTATCCCTAAAGTGAGCTCCCCCACTAAAATGGTTGACTTTCGTCCCATCTCCCTCTGCACAGTCATGTATAAGTGCATATCTAAGATTTTAGCATCCCGCCTCAAGCTGATAATGCCCTTAGTTATAGATATCGCACAATCTGCTTTCATACCTGGAAGATCTATTTCAGATAATATTTTGCTAGCTCAGGAATTATTTCGAGGCTATGAGAGGGAAACGGGGACTGCTAAATGTGCTCTGAAAATTGACCTTCACAAGGCTTTTGACTCTTTACAGTGGGACTTCATCTTGGCTGTTTTAGTTCGTTTCAGATTTCCGGACATTGTGATTAAATGGTTAAAAGCTTGCTTGTTTACAACCAGGTTCTTGGTTAAATTAAACGGCATTATTCATGGCTATTTCAAAGGGACCATAGGCATTCGTCAAGGGGACCCCCTTTCACCCTATGTTTTCGCACTTTGCATGCAAATTTTATCTAGTCTCCTGAACAGAGTTCCTCCAGAGTTTCACTATCACTGGCGATGCAAAGAAATGGGATTAACTCACCTGTTTTTTGCTGACGATGTGCTCTTTTTTAGCCATGGCTCTCAGGAGTCAGTAATGCATATTCTGAATTCAATCAACAAATTCTCAACATGGAGTGGATTAACCCCAAGTATCAACAAAAGCAACAGCTACTTGTGTAACTGTGACAGCAACTTTACAAATTGGTTCGATACTTTGTTAATTCCTCGGGGCACGTTTCCAGTTCGGTTCCTTGGAGTTCCCCTAATCACAACACAGCTTTGTGTAAATGATTGTATGCCACTCATTAATAGAATAACGAGTAAACTGAACTCGTGGACTTCGTTGCTGTTATCCTTGGCTGGGAGAACCCTGCTTATTAAATCGGTTATTCTATCCCTTGAAGCGTTCTGGTGTAATCACTTTATTCTGCCAACCACGGTTCATGCTAATATTCAGTCCCTCCTTACAAGGTTTTTATGGCGAGGCAATATAAACCAAAAAGGTGGTGCGAAACTCTCATGGCAAACGGTAAGCCTTCCCCGAGAGGAAGGAGGTCTTGGTCTAAAGAATATGTGTGAATGGAATAAATCTCAAATTATTGGCCATCTTTTAAAGGTAGTTATGAAATCTAACACCTTATGGGCTTCTTGGGTAAACAAAACTGTGCTCAAAGGCAAACATTTCTGGGTTACTAAAATTCCAACGGACTGCTCCTGGATTTGGAGAAAAGTGTTAAAGCTCCGTCCCTTAGCCATGAATTTTCTGTCTTACAAAATTGGTAATGGTGAGTCTATTTCGATATGGTTTGATCCTTGGTGGCACCACTCTTGCCTAGCTTCCTCGGTGTCTTCGCCTATCATCTCCCAGAGTGGCTTGCATCACAGAGACACTCTAGATGCTCTTATACATAACGGGGCTTGGGCTCTTCCAACAGCCAACTCCCGAAGCCACCACCTTGATCCTCTGCTATTATTTTGGCTGGAAAACTTTGATTATCCAGCATTACATTTGGGTCCTGATTTACTCCTTTGGAATGGTATGGATGTTAAGAAAATCAAAACATGGCACATTTGGGATTCTATTCGCTTTAGAGCAGGAAGAGTTCCTTGGTATCAGGGGGTTTGGCATAAACTTCGAGTGAATAGGTATGCTCACCATCAGTGGATTGCTTGCCATGGAAGACTCCATACCTTGGCTCGTCTTCACAGGTTCGGCTTAGTGGAAACCCAGCAATGTTTTCTGTGTATTTGTGGCCGAGAAACAGAATCTCACATTTTCCTGCACTGCTCATACAGCAATTGGGTGCTTCGAAGCCTCCTGTCTTCTTTTGATATCGCCATTCAGGGAGAATCTTGGAATAATTTTATTCGCTATCTTATCGAACTTCAGGATGCAACCAAGAGCATTTTGGCTCTCTGTGTTGCTCAAATCTTCTGTTACCATATTTGGCGTGAGCGTAATGCGAGAGCTCATGCAATGGGCATCTTTGGTCCAAGGAAGCTGCTTGAAGGCATTAAGAAGGATTTTGTTGCTAGGCTTGACAGCTCGATTTGGTTTTCTAAAGTCCTAGATAGTAGGCCTGATTTAATTCACTGCACTAGATTGTAG